A single Pseudomonas sp. DC1.2 DNA region contains:
- a CDS encoding LutB/LldF family L-lactate oxidation iron-sulfur protein — protein MNTSTLIPTVAVEEDFRARAHEALADTQLRNNFRTAMDSLMTKRAASFSDAHEREHLRALGNAVRARALSKLPDLLEQLEQNLTRNGVKVHWAETVDEANSIVFSIIRAHEGRQVIKGKSMVSEEMEMNHVLAEQGIECLESDMGEYIVQLDHEKPSHIIMPAIHKNAGQVASLFHDKLGVEYTKDVDQLIQIGRKVLRQKFFDADIGVSGVNFAVAETGTLLLVENEGNGRMSTTVPPVHIAVTGIEKVVENLRDVVPLLSLLTRSALGQPITTYVNMISGPRKEHELDGPREVHLVLLDNGRSQAFADSELRQTLNCIRCGACMNHCPVYTRIGGHAYGEVYPGPIGKIITPHMVGLAKVPDHPSASSLCGACGEVCPVKIPIPALLRRLREENVKAPDSPHQVMRGQGSKYSRKERFIWNAWAKLNSSPTLYRLFSFVATRLRALTPSNVGPWTQNHSAPRPAARSLHDMAREHLAKHGDR, from the coding sequence GTGAATACTTCCACGCTGATTCCGACAGTTGCCGTAGAAGAAGATTTTCGTGCCAGGGCTCACGAGGCTTTGGCCGACACGCAACTGCGAAACAACTTTCGCACTGCAATGGATTCACTGATGACAAAACGGGCAGCGTCCTTCAGCGATGCCCACGAAAGAGAACATTTGCGCGCGCTGGGCAATGCTGTCCGCGCCCGTGCGTTATCCAAGTTGCCCGACCTGCTCGAACAGCTTGAACAGAACCTGACCCGCAACGGTGTGAAAGTACACTGGGCGGAAACGGTGGACGAAGCCAATAGCATCGTCTTCTCGATCATCCGCGCTCACGAGGGGCGGCAAGTGATCAAGGGCAAATCGATGGTCAGCGAAGAAATGGAAATGAACCATGTCCTCGCTGAACAGGGCATTGAATGCCTGGAATCGGACATGGGCGAGTACATCGTCCAGCTCGACCACGAGAAGCCTTCACACATTATTATGCCGGCGATCCACAAGAACGCCGGTCAGGTCGCGTCCTTGTTCCACGACAAACTGGGTGTGGAATACACCAAGGACGTTGACCAACTCATTCAGATCGGTCGCAAGGTTTTGCGGCAGAAATTCTTCGACGCCGACATCGGTGTCTCCGGTGTCAACTTCGCCGTGGCCGAAACCGGCACCTTGCTCCTGGTAGAAAACGAAGGCAACGGGCGGATGTCGACCACCGTGCCGCCAGTACACATTGCCGTCACCGGCATCGAGAAAGTCGTTGAAAACCTGCGAGACGTTGTACCGCTGCTATCGCTCCTGACCCGCTCGGCCCTTGGCCAGCCGATCACCACCTACGTCAACATGATCTCCGGCCCGCGCAAAGAACATGAACTCGACGGCCCTCGTGAAGTACATCTGGTGCTGCTCGACAACGGTCGCAGCCAGGCCTTTGCCGACAGTGAACTGCGTCAAACCCTGAACTGCATTCGCTGCGGCGCCTGTATGAATCATTGCCCGGTCTATACCCGAATCGGCGGTCACGCCTATGGGGAGGTTTACCCTGGGCCTATCGGAAAAATCATCACGCCGCACATGGTTGGCCTGGCGAAAGTGCCTGACCACCCGAGCGCGTCATCGCTGTGCGGTGCCTGTGGCGAAGTTTGCCCGGTAAAAATCCCGATCCCGGCATTGCTGCGACGCCTACGGGAAGAGAATGTCAAAGCCCCGGACAGCCCCCATCAGGTCATGCGTGGCCAGGGCAGCAAGTACTCGCGCAAAGAACGCTTTATCTGGAACGCTTGGGCGAAGCTCAACAGTTCGCCGACGCTCTATCGGTTGTTCAGTTTCGTGGCCACGCGCTTGCGCGCACTCACCCCCAGCAACGTCGGCCCCTGGACACAAAACCACAGCGCCCCCAGACCTGCTGCCCGCTCACTGCATGACATGGCCCGCGAGCACTTGGCCAAACACGGAGATCGTTGA
- the smpB gene encoding SsrA-binding protein SmpB, with protein MAKQKKHPTGTIAQNKKARHDYFIEHRFEAGLVLAGWEVKSLRASKLQLVDSYVLLKDGEAWLLGSHITPLMTASTHVIADPTRTRKLLLNRRELEKLAAAVQQKGYACVCLSWYWSKHMVKCEIALGKGKKEYDKRDTERERDAGRELQRAVRNKGKEE; from the coding sequence ATGGCTAAACAGAAGAAACACCCAACAGGGACCATCGCGCAGAACAAAAAGGCGCGACACGATTACTTCATCGAACATCGGTTCGAGGCTGGTCTGGTCCTGGCCGGCTGGGAAGTAAAAAGTCTACGGGCAAGCAAGCTACAACTGGTTGACAGTTATGTGCTGCTGAAGGATGGCGAAGCCTGGCTGCTTGGCAGTCACATTACGCCCCTGATGACCGCCAGTACCCACGTCATCGCCGATCCGACCCGCACTCGAAAATTGCTGCTCAATCGGCGCGAGCTGGAAAAGCTTGCCGCAGCCGTGCAGCAAAAAGGCTATGCCTGCGTGTGCCTCTCCTGGTACTGGAGCAAGCACATGGTCAAGTGCGAAATCGCTCTAGGCAAGGGCAAGAAGGAATACGACAAGCGTGATACCGAGCGCGAGCGCGACGCCGGTCGCGAGTTGCAGCGTGCGGTGCGAAACAAGGGCAAGGAAGAGTAG
- a CDS encoding (Fe-S)-binding protein, translating to MSELFYNAVPNATRVAPPLPEPRQYPSEKPSRVYLFGTCVVDLFYPEAGMDAIHLLEREGIRVEYPPGQSCCGQPAYTSGYTEQARTVARSQLALFAGDYPVVVPSGSCAGMLREHYADLFKDEPHTLKHVHALAARTYELAEFLLYVCKVQLKDSGEPVKVALHTSCSARREMNTHLHGRELLAQLSNVERVDHSHESECCGFGGTFSVRMPDISGAMVADKTRSLKESGAHQVLSADCGCLMNINGSLEKQKAALRGQHLASFLWQRTGGVS from the coding sequence ATGAGCGAGCTTTTTTACAACGCCGTGCCGAATGCGACCCGTGTCGCCCCGCCCCTGCCCGAGCCTCGGCAATACCCCAGCGAAAAACCGTCGCGGGTGTATCTGTTCGGAACCTGCGTGGTGGACTTGTTCTACCCCGAAGCCGGGATGGATGCGATTCATCTGCTGGAGCGCGAAGGCATTCGTGTCGAATACCCGCCAGGGCAAAGCTGTTGCGGACAACCGGCCTACACCTCGGGTTATACCGAACAGGCCAGGACCGTGGCGCGCTCGCAACTGGCGCTGTTTGCTGGAGATTATCCGGTAGTGGTGCCGTCCGGCTCTTGCGCAGGCATGTTGCGCGAACACTACGCCGACTTGTTCAAGGACGAGCCGCACACGCTGAAACACGTTCACGCATTGGCGGCCAGAACTTACGAACTGGCCGAGTTTCTGCTGTACGTCTGCAAGGTGCAGCTCAAGGACAGTGGCGAGCCGGTGAAAGTAGCGTTGCACACCTCGTGTTCGGCGCGGCGTGAGATGAATACGCACTTGCACGGGCGAGAGTTGTTGGCGCAATTGAGCAATGTCGAGCGCGTCGATCACAGCCATGAAAGTGAATGCTGTGGCTTTGGCGGAACGTTCAGCGTCCGAATGCCAGACATTTCGGGCGCGATGGTGGCTGACAAGACACGGTCATTGAAGGAATCCGGCGCGCACCAGGTACTCAGTGCCGATTGCGGTTGCCTGATGAACATTAACGGTTCGCTGGAAAAGCAGAAGGCAGCGTTGCGCGGTCAACATCTGGCCAGTTTCCTTTGGCAGCGCACTGGAGGTGTTTCGTGA
- a CDS encoding RnfH family protein has product MRSASAPSRCRVESVIEVEVVYAAEDRQVLLTVEVPSGSTVRDALLKSGIDVEFSGLDLAGCPVGIFGKVVADPSTRTVQAGDRLEIYRPLLVDPKEVRRLRAAKAAEAKAKNL; this is encoded by the coding sequence ATGCGTTCTGCCAGCGCGCCAAGCAGATGCAGGGTTGAGTCGGTGATTGAGGTTGAAGTGGTGTATGCCGCCGAAGATCGTCAGGTATTGCTGACAGTCGAAGTACCTTCAGGCTCTACGGTGCGTGATGCTTTGCTCAAGTCCGGTATAGATGTTGAGTTTTCCGGGCTGGATTTAGCGGGCTGTCCGGTCGGGATTTTTGGCAAGGTGGTCGCTGATCCCTCTACTCGCACGGTTCAGGCGGGGGATCGTCTTGAGATTTACCGGCCCCTTCTGGTTGATCCTAAAGAGGTTCGTCGCTTGCGTGCTGCCAAGGCCGCCGAGGCCAAGGCCAAAAATCTATGA
- the recN gene encoding DNA repair protein RecN: MLVHLSVHNYAIVEHLDLELDRGMSVITGETGAGKSIMLDALGLTLGDRADSGVVRPGADKADILATFDLIDIPEASAWLAERDLESDGPCILRRVITAEGRSRGYINGTPCPLGDLKALGELLIDIHSQHEHQSLLKTDTHRRLLDEYAGATDLARQVQLAAQRWRQTRQERDRLSNSGDEQRARHQLLSYQLEELENLGLGENELEQLEQEHKNLTNAETLLGICRQVVEQCSESDSGNVLNALTASLNRLSSVNNSIGALGEASSLLTSAQIQVEEAVGELNRFLDNFDADPARLQYLEERLDAIYTLARKHRIQPTEVAEMQQKLLDEIETLNANDESIERLSDELASYARHYQEKARDLSDLRHQASNGLASAVEQEIQRLGMPGGRFTIELRPNSSDELLPNGLEQVELLVSANPGQPLKALSKVASGGELSRISLAIQVITAQTSRVPTLVFDEVDVGIGGPTAEIVGQLLRRLGERGQVLTVTHLPQVAAQGHQHLFVHKVRGEDATHTAVSKLSKNDRIEEVARMLGGIDLTRESLAHAKKMVVTTKI; the protein is encoded by the coding sequence ATGCTGGTGCATCTGTCCGTACACAACTACGCCATCGTTGAACATCTCGATCTCGAACTTGATCGCGGGATGAGCGTGATCACCGGGGAAACCGGGGCCGGCAAATCGATCATGCTCGACGCCCTGGGCCTGACACTCGGTGATCGTGCTGACAGCGGCGTGGTCCGTCCCGGCGCAGACAAGGCCGATATCCTGGCGACTTTTGACCTGATAGACATCCCTGAAGCCAGCGCCTGGCTGGCCGAGCGCGACCTGGAAAGCGATGGCCCGTGCATCCTGCGGCGGGTGATCACCGCCGAAGGACGCTCGCGCGGTTACATCAACGGCACGCCCTGCCCCCTCGGCGACCTCAAGGCCTTGGGCGAGTTGCTGATCGACATCCACAGCCAGCATGAGCACCAATCGCTGCTAAAAACCGATACGCATCGCCGCCTGCTTGACGAATATGCAGGCGCTACCGACCTTGCGCGCCAAGTACAACTGGCGGCTCAACGCTGGCGCCAAACCCGCCAAGAGCGGGATCGCCTGTCTAACTCCGGCGACGAACAACGTGCTCGCCATCAGCTACTGAGCTACCAACTCGAAGAACTGGAAAACCTCGGTCTCGGCGAAAACGAACTGGAGCAGCTGGAACAGGAACACAAAAACCTGACCAACGCCGAAACGCTGCTGGGCATCTGCCGACAAGTGGTCGAGCAATGCAGCGAAAGTGACTCCGGTAACGTGCTGAATGCGCTGACGGCCAGCCTCAACCGCCTGTCGAGTGTGAACAATTCAATCGGCGCCTTGGGTGAGGCCAGCAGCCTGCTGACTAGCGCGCAAATTCAGGTGGAAGAGGCCGTAGGCGAACTAAACCGCTTCCTCGACAATTTCGACGCCGACCCGGCACGCCTTCAATACCTGGAGGAGCGACTCGATGCGATCTACACATTGGCGCGCAAACACCGCATACAGCCAACCGAAGTCGCCGAGATGCAACAGAAGTTGCTTGATGAAATTGAAACCCTGAATGCCAACGACGAGTCCATCGAGCGGCTGAGCGATGAGCTGGCGTCTTATGCACGGCATTATCAGGAAAAGGCACGAGACCTCAGCGATCTGCGCCATCAAGCTTCGAACGGCCTGGCCAGCGCCGTGGAACAGGAAATCCAGCGCCTGGGCATGCCGGGCGGTCGCTTCACTATCGAGTTGCGCCCTAATAGCAGCGATGAGCTGCTGCCCAACGGTCTTGAACAAGTCGAGTTGTTAGTGAGCGCCAACCCAGGGCAACCACTGAAAGCACTCTCAAAAGTAGCTTCGGGCGGCGAGCTGTCGCGCATAAGCCTGGCCATTCAGGTGATTACCGCGCAGACCTCACGCGTACCCACGCTGGTGTTCGACGAAGTAGACGTAGGCATTGGTGGTCCGACTGCCGAGATTGTTGGCCAGTTGTTGCGAAGGCTCGGGGAGCGCGGGCAAGTGCTGACGGTAACGCACTTGCCGCAAGTGGCGGCACAGGGCCATCAGCATCTATTCGTGCATAAGGTTCGTGGCGAGGATGCCACCCACACCGCTGTCTCCAAACTCAGCAAGAACGATCGTATTGAAGAGGTCGCGCGGATGCTCGGCGGCATTGACCTGACCAGGGAGTCCTTGGCTCACGCAAAAAAAATGGTCGTTACTACAAAAATTTAA
- the grpE gene encoding nucleotide exchange factor GrpE produces MADEQTVDTQKLDANQGPEASGEDLVARVQVLEEQLAGAQDQALRVAADLQNVRRRAEQDVEKAHKFALEKFAGDLLPIVDSLERGLELSNPDDESIRPMREGIELTLKMFQDTLKRYQLEAIDPHGEPFNAVHHQAMAMQESADVEPNSVLKVFQKGYQLNGRLLRPAMVVVSKAPAPVSPSIDEQA; encoded by the coding sequence ATGGCTGACGAACAGACAGTGGATACGCAAAAGCTAGACGCCAATCAAGGCCCCGAGGCTTCGGGTGAAGACCTGGTGGCTCGTGTACAAGTGCTCGAAGAGCAACTGGCAGGCGCACAGGATCAGGCTTTGCGTGTGGCCGCCGATCTGCAGAACGTCCGCCGTCGCGCTGAGCAGGATGTTGAAAAAGCTCACAAATTTGCGCTGGAAAAATTCGCTGGCGACTTGCTGCCGATTGTCGACAGCCTAGAGCGTGGCTTGGAGTTATCCAACCCGGATGACGAAAGCATCCGTCCAATGCGCGAAGGCATCGAGCTGACCTTGAAGATGTTTCAAGACACGCTCAAGCGTTATCAGTTGGAAGCGATTGATCCGCATGGCGAACCGTTTAACGCCGTTCACCATCAAGCGATGGCCATGCAGGAGAGCGCCGACGTAGAGCCGAACAGCGTGCTCAAGGTGTTCCAGAAGGGCTATCAGCTCAATGGCCGTTTGCTGCGCCCAGCCATGGTCGTGGTTAGCAAGGCACCTGCGCCAGTTTCGCCTTCGATTGATGAGCAGGCTTGA
- the fur gene encoding ferric iron uptake transcriptional regulator, which translates to MVENSELRKAGLKVTLPRVKILQMLDSAEQRHMSAEDVYKALMEAGEDVGLATVYRVLTQFEAAGLVVRHNFDGGHAVFELDDGKHHDHMVNVETSEVIEFFDEEIERLQKAIVEKYGFEMVDHNLVLYVRKKK; encoded by the coding sequence ATGGTTGAAAATAGCGAACTACGCAAAGCCGGCCTCAAAGTGACCCTTCCACGGGTCAAGATTCTGCAAATGCTCGATTCCGCCGAGCAACGCCACATGAGTGCCGAGGATGTTTACAAGGCATTGATGGAGGCTGGTGAGGACGTCGGTCTGGCCACGGTTTACCGTGTACTGACTCAGTTCGAGGCAGCTGGCCTTGTGGTGCGACACAACTTCGACGGCGGCCATGCGGTCTTCGAACTGGACGACGGCAAGCATCACGACCATATGGTCAATGTCGAAACCAGCGAAGTGATCGAATTCTTCGACGAAGAAATCGAGCGGCTACAGAAAGCAATCGTCGAGAAGTATGGCTTCGAGATGGTTGATCACAATCTTGTGCTGTATGTACGCAAGAAAAAGTAA
- a CDS encoding outer membrane protein assembly factor BamE: MQNTKLLLTSFTFVGLLALAGCSFPGVYKIDIQQGNVVTQDMIDQLRPGMTRRQVRFIMGNPLLTDTFHADRWDYLYSLQPGGGERQQERVSVIFNPSDQLVSLSGDFMPGVSRDEAILGKDTGANVAAPVQNTEKPKSEVPAKPGSLLDQIQKDVDGVKTVPVPTPTPLDTSPQ, translated from the coding sequence ATGCAAAACACCAAGCTCTTGCTAACCAGTTTCACCTTCGTGGGACTGCTCGCACTCGCCGGTTGTTCATTCCCCGGGGTTTACAAAATCGACATCCAGCAGGGCAATGTCGTCACGCAGGACATGATAGACCAGTTACGCCCGGGAATGACCCGTCGGCAAGTACGGTTTATCATGGGCAACCCTCTGCTGACCGACACGTTCCATGCCGATCGCTGGGATTATCTGTATAGCCTGCAACCGGGTGGTGGTGAACGCCAACAGGAACGCGTCAGCGTTATCTTCAACCCTAGCGATCAACTCGTCAGCCTGTCGGGTGATTTCATGCCTGGCGTGAGCCGCGACGAAGCTATTCTCGGCAAGGATACTGGCGCTAACGTGGCCGCTCCTGTGCAAAACACCGAGAAGCCAAAGTCGGAAGTACCTGCGAAACCAGGCTCGTTGCTGGATCAGATCCAGAAGGACGTAGACGGTGTAAAAACCGTGCCAGTCCCGACACCGACACCGCTGGACACCTCGCCGCAATAA
- a CDS encoding GntR family transcriptional regulator gives MGFDQIRQRRLSDDIVERLEGMILEGTLKSGERLPAERALAEQFGVSRPSLREAIQKLAAKGLLVSRQGGGNYVVDSLGSTFSDPLLHLLESNPEAQRDLLEFRHTLEASCAYYAALRATDVDRERLTVAFEELQHCYSRHDEVSRVEEGAADAKFHLAIAEASHNAVLLHTIRGLFDLLKRNVVTNIGGMYKQRSETRDMLISQHRELYLAIIEGRAEQAREISSRHILYVQEVLEEVRQEVQRVARAERRKGM, from the coding sequence ATGGGGTTTGATCAAATTCGTCAGCGCCGTTTGTCTGACGATATTGTCGAGCGGCTTGAGGGGATGATTCTTGAGGGCACGCTGAAGTCTGGAGAGCGTCTGCCCGCCGAGCGCGCGCTTGCCGAGCAGTTCGGCGTATCACGGCCTTCGTTACGCGAAGCGATTCAGAAGCTGGCGGCCAAGGGCTTGCTGGTCAGTCGCCAGGGGGGCGGTAATTATGTGGTGGACTCTCTAGGTTCAACATTCAGTGACCCACTGTTGCATTTGCTGGAAAGCAACCCGGAGGCTCAGCGCGATTTGTTAGAGTTTCGCCATACGCTGGAAGCTTCTTGTGCTTACTACGCTGCGTTGCGTGCCACCGATGTCGATCGGGAGCGGCTGACTGTCGCGTTCGAAGAGTTGCAACATTGCTACTCGCGTCACGATGAGGTGAGCCGGGTGGAGGAGGGGGCAGCGGATGCAAAATTCCACTTGGCAATCGCCGAAGCGAGCCACAACGCGGTGTTGTTGCACACGATTCGAGGGTTGTTCGATTTGCTTAAGCGCAATGTCGTGACCAACATCGGTGGCATGTACAAACAACGCTCAGAGACACGCGACATGCTGATCAGTCAGCATCGCGAGTTGTACCTGGCGATTATCGAAGGGCGGGCGGAGCAGGCACGGGAAATTTCCAGTCGGCACATTTTGTATGTGCAGGAAGTACTGGAAGAAGTGCGCCAGGAGGTTCAACGCGTGGCTCGGGCGGAGCGCCGAAAGGGCATGTAG
- a CDS encoding lactate permease LctP family transporter → MQTWQQLYNPLGSLGMSALAAVIPVVFFFLALAVFRLKGHVAGSITLMLAIAVAIFAFQMPVDMAFAAAGYGFAYGLWPIAWIIVAAVFLYKLTVKSGQFEVIRSSVLSITDDQRLQVLLIGFCFGAFLEGAAGFGAPVAITAALLVGLGFNPLFAAGLCLIANTAPVAFGALGIPIIVAGQVTGIDAFKIGAMAGRQLPLLSVFVPFWLVFMMDGLRGVRETWPAALVAGLSFAITQFFTSNFIGPELPDITSALVSLISLTLFLKIWQPKRTAGAQIAGAASGTTVTASVGGFGQPRTSVASSFSLIEIFKAWSPFLILTVLVTIWTLKPFKAMFAAGGLMYSAVFNFAIPHLDQLVIKVAPIVATPTALPAVFKFDPISATGTAIFFSALLSMLILKINFKTGLTTFKETLYELRWPILSIGMVLAFAFVTNYSGMSSTMALVLAATGSAFPFFSPFLGWLGVFLTGSDTSSNALFGSLQATTAHQIGVSDVLLVAANTSGGVTGKMISPQSIAVACAATGLVGKESDLFRFTLKHSLFFATIVGLITLAQAYWFTGMLVQ, encoded by the coding sequence ATGCAAACCTGGCAACAGCTCTACAACCCGCTCGGCAGCCTCGGCATGTCCGCGCTCGCAGCCGTTATCCCCGTTGTATTTTTCTTCCTGGCGTTGGCCGTGTTCCGCCTCAAAGGACACGTGGCCGGCAGCATCACGCTGATGTTGGCCATTGCCGTGGCAATCTTCGCCTTCCAGATGCCGGTGGACATGGCTTTCGCAGCCGCTGGCTATGGTTTTGCCTATGGCCTATGGCCGATTGCCTGGATCATCGTCGCGGCAGTATTCCTCTACAAGCTGACAGTCAAAAGCGGCCAGTTTGAAGTGATCCGCAGCTCAGTGCTGTCGATCACTGACGACCAACGCCTGCAAGTGCTGCTGATCGGTTTTTGCTTCGGTGCTTTCCTGGAAGGGGCCGCGGGTTTCGGCGCGCCGGTAGCGATTACCGCCGCACTGCTTGTAGGACTCGGTTTCAACCCGTTGTTTGCCGCAGGCCTGTGCTTGATCGCCAATACCGCACCGGTTGCTTTCGGTGCGCTGGGTATTCCGATCATCGTAGCCGGGCAAGTCACGGGGATCGACGCATTCAAGATCGGCGCCATGGCGGGCCGTCAATTGCCCCTGCTGTCAGTGTTCGTGCCGTTCTGGCTGGTGTTCATGATGGACGGCCTGCGCGGCGTTCGGGAAACCTGGCCAGCAGCACTGGTGGCTGGTTTGAGCTTTGCAATCACCCAATTTTTCACGTCGAACTTCATCGGCCCGGAGTTGCCGGACATCACATCGGCGCTGGTCAGCCTGATTTCTCTGACGCTGTTTCTAAAAATCTGGCAGCCCAAACGCACGGCGGGAGCACAGATTGCTGGCGCAGCCTCCGGCACAACGGTCACCGCCAGCGTCGGTGGTTTCGGTCAGCCACGTACCAGCGTGGCGTCGTCCTTTAGCCTCATCGAAATTTTCAAAGCGTGGTCACCGTTCCTGATCCTTACCGTACTTGTCACCATTTGGACCCTCAAACCCTTCAAGGCAATGTTCGCCGCTGGTGGTTTGATGTACAGCGCTGTCTTCAACTTTGCCATTCCGCACCTTGATCAATTGGTGATCAAAGTCGCCCCCATCGTAGCGACGCCAACCGCCCTTCCGGCGGTGTTCAAATTTGATCCGATTTCCGCGACCGGCACCGCAATATTCTTTTCCGCGCTACTTTCGATGCTGATCCTGAAGATCAACTTCAAAACAGGTCTTACCACTTTTAAAGAAACCCTTTACGAACTGCGCTGGCCGATTTTGTCGATCGGTATGGTGCTGGCGTTTGCCTTCGTCACCAACTACTCCGGCATGTCTTCGACCATGGCCCTGGTACTGGCAGCCACCGGTTCAGCGTTCCCGTTCTTCTCACCTTTCCTGGGTTGGCTGGGCGTGTTCTTGACCGGTTCAGATACCTCGTCCAACGCACTGTTCGGTTCGCTGCAAGCCACCACCGCACACCAGATCGGCGTGAGCGACGTGTTGTTAGTAGCGGCAAACACCAGCGGTGGCGTGACCGGGAAGATGATCTCGCCGCAGTCAATCGCCGTGGCCTGCGCAGCGACCGGGTTGGTAGGCAAGGAATCGGACCTGTTCCGTTTCACCCTTAAGCACAGCCTATTCTTTGCAACGATTGTCGGTCTGATCACTTTGGCTCAAGCCTATTGGTTCACCGGCATGCTGGTGCAATAA
- a CDS encoding type II toxin-antitoxin system RatA family toxin has translation MTTHIQRSALLPYPAQALYDLVNDVARYPEFLPWCSAAEVLESSAEHMRASVGVAKGGLSQHFVTRNTLVPGHSIEMNLEEGPFNQLHGVWVFKPLGEKACKISLDLSFDYAGPIVRATLGPLFNQAANTLVDAFCQRAKQMQG, from the coding sequence ATGACAACGCATATTCAACGCTCTGCCCTGCTGCCGTATCCGGCTCAAGCCCTGTACGACCTAGTCAACGACGTGGCGCGCTATCCGGAGTTTCTGCCGTGGTGTTCGGCCGCCGAAGTCCTCGAAAGTTCTGCTGAGCACATGCGCGCCAGCGTGGGCGTGGCGAAGGGGGGGCTGAGTCAGCATTTCGTAACGCGCAACACGTTGGTTCCAGGCCATTCGATCGAGATGAATCTGGAGGAGGGGCCGTTTAATCAGTTGCACGGTGTCTGGGTGTTCAAGCCGTTGGGCGAGAAGGCCTGCAAGATCAGTCTGGACCTGTCGTTCGACTACGCCGGGCCAATCGTGCGTGCGACGCTGGGACCTTTGTTCAATCAAGCGGCGAATACGCTGGTGGATGCGTTCTGCCAGCGCGCCAAGCAGATGCAGGGTTGA
- a CDS encoding sodium-dependent transporter, which produces MSTDKVSVHGSWASRWVFILAATGSAVGLGSIWKFPYMVGVYGGGAFVLMFLVCIALIGVPVMLAETLIGRRARQSPANALKVLALEAGHSGKWSWGAFAGMITALLILSFYSVVGGWSLDYIIDMGRGDFQGVTADQVGAYFANVISDPWRLTLWHTIFMLLSAVVIAKGVVAGLERSLRIMMPLLFVMVIVLLGYSMTTGYFMAGVHFMFDFHPEKVLDGLLPAMGHAFFSLSVGVGSIMIYGAYMPKNASISGTVVGVALLDTFVSLVAGLALFPIVFAAGLNPSEGPGLMFVSLPFAFGNVAFGQLMGVVFFVLVAVAAWSSAISLLEPMVAYLVERTKISRAWVTFWLAFTCWFVGLGTVFSFNIWKDAKFFVNEGGMFYLYQWGAAGGLDFFGVIDFFTSRIMLPLGGLCFVVFAGWIMGREVVRDELSIRSPILFGLSLFLMRYVAPIGIFVVFAAQLWK; this is translated from the coding sequence ATGTCGACAGACAAGGTTTCTGTCCACGGCAGTTGGGCTAGCCGCTGGGTCTTCATACTCGCCGCGACGGGTTCTGCCGTGGGCTTGGGAAGTATCTGGAAATTTCCATACATGGTTGGCGTCTACGGCGGCGGCGCGTTTGTATTGATGTTTCTGGTGTGTATCGCGCTGATCGGTGTGCCAGTGATGTTGGCCGAAACATTGATCGGTCGTCGCGCACGGCAAAGCCCGGCCAATGCCTTGAAAGTACTGGCGCTGGAAGCGGGTCACTCTGGGAAGTGGTCCTGGGGTGCGTTCGCCGGGATGATCACGGCGTTGCTGATTCTTTCTTTCTATAGCGTTGTCGGTGGCTGGTCGCTGGATTACATCATCGACATGGGCCGTGGCGATTTTCAGGGTGTGACGGCGGATCAGGTCGGGGCCTACTTCGCCAATGTGATCTCGGATCCATGGCGCCTGACGCTTTGGCACACGATTTTCATGCTGCTGTCGGCGGTGGTGATCGCCAAGGGGGTAGTCGCAGGGCTGGAGCGCAGCCTTCGGATCATGATGCCGTTGCTGTTCGTGATGGTCATTGTGTTACTGGGCTACAGCATGACCACGGGCTATTTCATGGCTGGCGTGCACTTCATGTTCGACTTCCACCCGGAAAAGGTACTTGATGGCTTGCTGCCAGCCATGGGGCACGCTTTCTTCTCCCTGAGTGTGGGCGTCGGTTCGATTATGATTTACGGCGCCTACATGCCGAAGAATGCTTCGATTTCTGGCACCGTTGTTGGCGTGGCGCTGCTCGATACCTTTGTTTCGCTGGTGGCCGGCCTCGCATTGTTTCCGATTGTGTTTGCGGCGGGCCTGAATCCGAGCGAGGGCCCTGGGTTGATGTTTGTCAGTCTGCCCTTTGCCTTTGGTAACGTAGCGTTTGGCCAGTTGATGGGCGTAGTGTTCTTTGTGTTGGTGGCAGTTGCGGCCTGGAGTTCGGCGATTTCTCTTTTGGAGCCGATGGTGGCGTACCTGGTCGAACGCACAAAAATTAGCCGCGCCTGGGTGACTTTCTGGCTGGCTTTCACGTGCTGGTTCGTCGGGTTGGGCACGGTGTTTTCCTTCAATATCTGGAAGGACGCCAAATTTTTCGTGAACGAAGGCGGGATGTTTTACCTCTACCAATGGGGTGCTGCCGGCGGACTGGACTTTTTTGGTGTGATCGACTTCTTCACGTCGCGGATTATGTTGCCACTCGGTGGTTTGTGTTTCGTAGTGTTTGCCGGTTGGATAATGGGGCGTGAAGTGGTGCGAGACGAGTTGTCGATTCGCAGTCCGATACTGTTCGGCCTGTCCTTGTTTTTGATGCGCTATGTGGCGCCCATCGGCATTTTTGTAGTATTTGCCGCCCAGCTGTGGAAGTGA